A stretch of the bacterium genome encodes the following:
- a CDS encoding DUF192 domain-containing protein — MAAVVLTKVKIYSTLWSKVKGVIGESEPKGFGEGVALPGVNSIHTFFVSFPIDLVFLDKGNRITRLVDGLKPWRVSPLVFQAKTTLELKTGSIKHLGLKLGDQVKY, encoded by the coding sequence ATGGCTGCGGTGGTCTTAACCAAAGTCAAAATCTATTCAACCCTCTGGTCAAAAGTCAAAGGAGTGATCGGAGAATCTGAACCAAAGGGGTTTGGGGAGGGAGTTGCTTTACCAGGGGTCAATTCGATTCATACTTTCTTTGTCTCTTTTCCAATTGACCTTGTCTTTCTGGACAAAGGTAATCGAATAACTAGGTTGGTAGACGGTCTGAAACCATGGCGAGTCTCGCCTCTTGTTTTCCAAGCCAAAACAACCCTAGAATTAAAGACGGGCTCGATCAAACACCTGGGTTTAAAGCTAGGAGATCAAGTAAAGTATTAG
- the rpsG gene encoding 30S ribosomal protein S7: MRGKRVPKRKLPNDPIYGSRVLTRFVNRLMEAGKKVVAEKVVYGALSEIEKQDKNPLETFETAIKNVSPKMEVRSRRIGGANYQVPNEVRGDRKEALAIRWIITAAKARPSTEYKSMAAKLAAEFTDAANNTGAAIKKRDDTHRMAEANKAFAHFRW, translated from the coding sequence ATGCGTGGTAAAAGAGTTCCAAAGAGAAAACTTCCTAACGACCCAATTTATGGTAGCCGAGTTCTCACCCGTTTCGTCAACCGTCTCATGGAAGCTGGAAAAAAAGTTGTGGCTGAGAAAGTTGTTTACGGTGCCCTTTCTGAAATCGAAAAACAAGACAAAAACCCCCTCGAGACTTTTGAAACCGCGATAAAAAATGTTTCCCCAAAGATGGAAGTTCGCTCCCGCCGGATTGGTGGAGCCAACTATCAAGTTCCAAACGAAGTGCGTGGGGACCGTAAAGAAGCTCTCGCCATTCGTTGGATCATTACTGCTGCCAAGGCTCGCCCAAGCACAGAATATAAAAGTATGGCCGCGAAACTAGCCGCTGAATTTACCGATGCAGCCAACAACACCGGAGCAGCGATCAAAAAGCGTGACGATACCCATCGAATGGCAGAAGCAAACAAAGCATTTGCCCACTTTCGCTGGTAA
- the rpoB gene encoding DNA-directed RNA polymerase subunit beta, protein MSSRRIFGTAGHEFPLPNLIEPQIRSYDWLIKEGIADLLAEVSPIEDFTGKNFSLYFLEHSLGEPKYDPIKAIEKGVTYSAPLRVKTRLLNKETGETLEQEVFLGDVPLMTTSGTFIINGVERVVVTQLTRSPGIFYSAEIEPATGRALFKAELRPTRGSWLEFETAKNDLLTVRIDRKRRIPATTLLRAIGFGSDEKIRELFSEVDKNEDHHYIDTTLAKDSTSGPDEAYLEIYHKMRPGDPAILENAKVLLENLFFNPRRYSLGKVGRYKLNKRLGIEVTNDSEHWILTQDDIIAATRFLIQLNNGQGEADDIDHLGNRRVRTVGELVQNVLRVGLLQMERVVKERMSISADLTMVTPTSLINARPVVARLNEFFAGSQLSQFMDQINSLSELEHLRRLSVMGPGGLTRERASFSVHDINNSQYGRIDPIKSPEGPNIGLITHLALMGRINEYGFLETPYRKVEKTKDGKARVTDEIVWMMADDEEQYFITHANISLDKKGYILDSRVPVRHKASFTTALSSQVDFIDVVPWQIVGASSSLIPFLAHDDANRALMGANMQAQAVPLIKPRAPIVGTGMESVVAENMGRVLMSPVDGRVSYVDGQMIKIEEAGKKEYTLELSKFVKSNQNTAYTQKAIAKIGEKVKKGQIVADGPVSENGELALGQNLLIAYMSWEGYGYEDAVIISERLVQEDLLTSIHIEEFEASVTETKLGPEETTRDIPNVGEEALANLDEQGIVYIGAEVGPNDILVGKITPKGETELTAEERLLRAIFGEKAREVRDTSLRMPHGESGTVVGVQILSKEAGDEIEPGVQRLIKVKVAQTRKITVGDKLAGRHGNKGVISKVVPIEDMPHLEDGTPIDIILSPLSIISRMNLGQLLETHLGWAAAKQGYNAAIPAFGGAKEEEIEEELKKAGLPVSGKVTLYNGKTGEVFANPITVGVSYIMKLVHMVDEKVHARSTGPYSLVTQQPLGGKAQMGGQRLGEMEVWALEAYGASHTLQEMLTIKSDDVVGRAKAFEAIVKGTDIPESTVPESFKVLVKELNGLGLKVELLGAQIEEEKPETTKELVEEAKAEEAGQELAVAAGEEIEASVEEIESKNSPLEIEEGNEEAKATNKEEVEEPTEKQLKEEVVE, encoded by the coding sequence ATGAGCTCTCGCCGAATCTTTGGGACAGCAGGTCATGAATTTCCTTTGCCCAACTTAATAGAACCACAAATTAGATCCTACGATTGGCTAATCAAAGAAGGTATTGCCGATTTACTTGCTGAAGTCAGCCCAATTGAAGATTTTACTGGGAAAAACTTCTCTCTTTATTTTCTCGAGCACAGTCTCGGAGAACCAAAATACGACCCTATCAAAGCAATTGAGAAAGGTGTTACTTACTCAGCTCCACTCCGAGTCAAAACTCGTTTGCTGAACAAAGAAACCGGAGAAACTCTTGAGCAAGAGGTCTTTTTGGGTGATGTTCCCCTCATGACCACTTCCGGTACCTTCATCATCAACGGTGTCGAAAGAGTGGTGGTTACCCAACTTACTCGAAGTCCGGGAATTTTCTATTCTGCTGAGATTGAGCCGGCGACAGGAAGAGCCTTGTTTAAAGCAGAGCTGCGGCCGACCCGAGGTAGTTGGCTTGAGTTTGAAACCGCGAAAAACGACCTTCTGACCGTGAGAATCGACCGAAAACGTCGCATTCCGGCAACGACCTTGTTGCGAGCAATTGGCTTTGGGTCAGATGAAAAAATACGAGAACTTTTCTCTGAAGTAGACAAGAACGAAGACCACCACTACATTGATACGACTCTAGCCAAGGATTCGACTAGTGGTCCTGACGAAGCTTATCTTGAGATTTATCACAAAATGCGCCCCGGAGACCCTGCAATTTTGGAAAATGCCAAAGTTCTACTCGAAAACCTTTTCTTCAATCCTCGGCGCTACAGTTTGGGGAAAGTGGGTCGTTACAAGCTCAACAAGAGATTGGGAATTGAGGTTACCAACGATTCTGAGCACTGGATCTTGACACAAGATGACATCATTGCGGCCACTAGATTTTTGATTCAGCTCAACAACGGTCAAGGAGAAGCCGATGATATTGATCATCTCGGAAACCGACGTGTTCGAACGGTTGGTGAGCTAGTCCAGAACGTTTTGCGAGTTGGTTTGTTGCAGATGGAACGGGTGGTCAAAGAAAGAATGAGTATTTCAGCTGATCTGACTATGGTCACTCCAACCTCACTGATCAACGCTCGACCTGTGGTAGCGCGGTTGAACGAATTCTTTGCTGGCTCACAGCTCTCGCAGTTTATGGACCAGATTAATTCCCTTTCCGAGCTTGAACATTTGCGCCGTCTTTCTGTGATGGGGCCAGGTGGTTTGACTCGCGAAAGAGCTAGTTTCTCAGTTCATGACATCAACAACTCCCAGTACGGTCGTATTGATCCAATCAAATCCCCGGAAGGGCCAAACATTGGATTGATCACTCACCTGGCCTTGATGGGAAGAATCAACGAATATGGCTTTTTGGAAACCCCTTATCGAAAGGTTGAGAAAACAAAAGACGGTAAGGCTCGGGTCACTGACGAAATTGTTTGGATGATGGCCGATGATGAAGAGCAATATTTTATCACCCATGCAAATATTAGTCTCGACAAGAAAGGTTACATTTTGGACAGTCGTGTCCCGGTCCGACATAAAGCTTCTTTTACTACCGCCCTTTCTTCTCAAGTAGATTTTATCGATGTTGTCCCTTGGCAGATCGTTGGTGCTTCTAGTTCACTGATTCCTTTCTTAGCCCACGACGATGCGAACCGAGCTTTGATGGGAGCGAATATGCAAGCTCAGGCTGTTCCTCTGATCAAACCAAGGGCGCCCATCGTTGGGACAGGCATGGAGAGCGTTGTAGCTGAAAACATGGGACGAGTACTCATGAGTCCGGTTGATGGTCGAGTCAGCTATGTAGACGGTCAAATGATAAAAATCGAAGAAGCCGGTAAAAAAGAATACACTCTTGAGCTTTCTAAGTTTGTTAAATCAAATCAAAATACTGCTTACACTCAAAAGGCAATTGCCAAAATAGGTGAAAAGGTCAAAAAAGGCCAAATTGTCGCTGATGGACCAGTTTCTGAAAACGGAGAGCTCGCTTTGGGACAAAACTTACTTATAGCCTACATGTCTTGGGAGGGTTACGGCTATGAAGACGCGGTTATTATTTCAGAAAGACTGGTGCAAGAAGACCTTTTGACTTCAATCCACATTGAAGAGTTTGAAGCTTCTGTGACTGAAACTAAACTAGGTCCTGAAGAAACCACGCGAGATATTCCGAACGTTGGAGAAGAGGCTTTGGCCAATCTCGACGAACAAGGGATTGTTTACATCGGAGCTGAGGTTGGTCCAAACGATATTTTGGTGGGAAAAATTACCCCTAAAGGAGAAACCGAGCTTACTGCTGAGGAAAGGTTACTCAGAGCTATTTTTGGTGAAAAAGCACGTGAAGTACGGGATACATCTTTGCGTATGCCTCACGGAGAAAGTGGAACTGTGGTTGGAGTACAAATTCTTTCCAAGGAGGCTGGCGATGAGATTGAACCTGGGGTCCAGCGCTTGATCAAAGTAAAAGTTGCCCAAACAAGAAAAATTACTGTTGGAGACAAGCTGGCGGGGCGTCACGGAAACAAAGGAGTAATTTCCAAAGTAGTTCCGATTGAAGATATGCCTCATCTTGAGGATGGAACTCCGATTGATATTATTCTTTCACCACTCTCAATCATTTCTCGTATGAATCTGGGCCAGCTACTCGAAACACACTTGGGTTGGGCCGCTGCCAAACAGGGTTACAACGCCGCCATCCCCGCTTTCGGTGGTGCTAAAGAAGAAGAAATCGAAGAAGAACTGAAAAAAGCTGGTTTGCCGGTCAGTGGAAAAGTGACTCTCTACAACGGAAAAACCGGGGAAGTTTTTGCCAACCCAATCACGGTTGGTGTCAGTTACATCATGAAACTTGTTCACATGGTTGATGAAAAAGTTCATGCGCGTAGTACTGGACCGTACTCTTTGGTCACTCAACAACCGTTGGGAGGAAAAGCTCAAATGGGAGGCCAGAGGCTAGGGGAAATGGAGGTCTGGGCCCTAGAAGCTTATGGTGCTTCTCACACCTTACAGGAGATGCTGACCATAAAATCTGATGATGTAGTTGGTCGAGCCAAAGCTTTTGAAGCCATTGTCAAGGGAACTGATATTCCTGAATCAACTGTTCCGGAATCGTTTAAAGTTTTGGTCAAAGAGTTGAACGGGCTCGGGTTAAAAGTCGAGCTTTTGGGAGCGCAAATCGAAGAGGAGAAGCCAGAAACTACCAAAGAACTTGTTGAAGAGGCCAAAGCTGAAGAAGCTGGTCAAGAACTTGCCGTAGCAGCGGGGGAAGAAATAGAAGCTTCTGTTGAGGAAATAGAAAGTAAGAATTCTCCTCTTGAGATTGAGGAAGGAAACGAAGAAGCCAAGGCAACAAATAAAGAAGAAGTTGAAGAACCAACTGAAAAACAGCTGAAAGAGGAAGTTGTTGAATGA
- the fusA gene encoding elongation factor G has translation MAKEVGLDKIRNIGIIAHIDAGKTTVTERILFYTGKTYKIGEVHEGAAVMDWMAQERERGITITSAATTAFWETKEGPNAGVKHRINIIDTPGHVDFTAEVERSLRVLDGGVVVFDGKMGVEPQSETVWRQADKYNVPRICFINKLDATGGDFYMSLASIKERLGANAHPIQLPIGEEQGFKGMVDLITRKAITYTEEMAKEPTIGEVPAEMKDKVEEFRSKLVEAIAEQSDELLEKYLDGKELSEEELKSGLRSATLAYKLIPVMAGSALKNKGVQPLLDAVVDYLPSPLDKEAVKGLNPKIGSEEERKTSADEPFAALAFKVMTDPFVGRLTYFRVYSGKMTAGSYIYNSTKSTRERVGRILLMHANTREEITEIGAGEIGAAVGLRDTFTGDTLCAEEKPIVLEAIKFPEPVISLAIEPKTKADQEKMGLSLAKLAEEDPTFRMKTDQDTGQAIISGMGELHLEIIVDRMKREFNVEANVGKPQVAYKETIRKNAQGEGKYIRQTGGRGQYGHALVRVEPKGRGEGYEFVSEIVGGSIPREYVPAIEKGIKEALENGVVAGFPTVDLKVAVYDGSYHEVDSSEAAFKIAGSMAVKDAAAKAEPVILEPIMRIEVTTPEEFMGDVIGDLSSKRAQIEGSEQRGNARVVKAIVPLAEMFGYATALRSMTQGRANFNMEPSHYQEVPVNIGATIVAKGAK, from the coding sequence ATGGCTAAAGAAGTTGGTTTAGACAAAATTCGCAATATTGGGATTATCGCTCACATTGATGCCGGGAAAACCACGGTGACTGAGCGTATCCTCTTTTATACTGGAAAAACTTACAAAATTGGGGAAGTTCATGAGGGAGCCGCGGTCATGGACTGGATGGCTCAGGAGCGGGAGCGAGGAATTACGATCACTTCGGCTGCGACCACCGCTTTTTGGGAGACGAAGGAAGGCCCCAACGCTGGTGTCAAGCACCGCATCAATATTATTGATACCCCGGGGCACGTTGACTTTACCGCTGAAGTAGAGCGTTCCCTACGGGTTCTTGACGGTGGGGTGGTAGTTTTCGACGGCAAGATGGGAGTTGAGCCTCAAAGCGAAACAGTTTGGCGCCAAGCTGACAAATACAACGTCCCCCGAATTTGTTTCATCAACAAACTCGACGCCACCGGCGGAGATTTTTACATGAGTTTAGCTTCTATCAAAGAACGCCTTGGAGCCAATGCCCATCCAATTCAGCTTCCAATTGGCGAAGAGCAGGGTTTTAAAGGTATGGTCGACCTCATCACCCGCAAAGCAATCACCTACACTGAAGAAATGGCTAAAGAACCAACAATAGGTGAGGTTCCAGCGGAAATGAAAGACAAAGTTGAAGAGTTCCGCTCAAAACTGGTTGAAGCAATCGCCGAGCAGAGCGACGAGCTTTTGGAAAAATATTTGGATGGTAAAGAGCTTTCCGAAGAAGAATTAAAATCTGGTCTTCGTAGTGCGACTTTGGCGTACAAACTTATTCCCGTTATGGCTGGTTCAGCACTGAAAAATAAAGGAGTTCAGCCCCTGTTGGATGCAGTAGTTGACTACCTTCCTTCCCCATTGGACAAAGAAGCAGTTAAAGGTCTAAATCCGAAAATCGGTAGTGAAGAGGAAAGGAAAACCAGTGCCGATGAGCCTTTTGCTGCTCTCGCTTTCAAAGTCATGACTGATCCTTTTGTGGGGCGACTGACTTATTTTCGAGTTTATTCAGGGAAAATGACGGCTGGTTCTTACATCTACAACTCTACAAAATCGACCCGCGAACGAGTGGGACGTATACTGCTGATGCACGCCAACACACGGGAAGAAATTACCGAAATTGGTGCTGGTGAGATCGGGGCAGCAGTGGGATTGAGAGATACTTTCACTGGGGACACTCTTTGTGCTGAAGAGAAACCAATTGTTTTGGAAGCAATTAAATTTCCCGAGCCGGTGATTTCTTTGGCAATTGAGCCCAAAACCAAGGCTGACCAAGAAAAAATGGGACTTTCTCTAGCTAAACTAGCCGAAGAAGATCCAACTTTCCGCATGAAAACTGATCAAGACACCGGACAAGCGATCATTTCCGGAATGGGAGAGTTGCATCTGGAAATTATCGTTGATCGCATGAAACGAGAATTTAATGTTGAGGCCAACGTCGGAAAACCCCAGGTTGCTTACAAAGAGACGATTCGAAAGAATGCGCAGGGTGAGGGAAAATACATTCGGCAAACTGGAGGCCGTGGTCAATACGGTCACGCTTTAGTTCGAGTTGAACCAAAAGGGCGGGGCGAAGGTTACGAATTTGTTTCTGAAATAGTTGGGGGTTCAATTCCTAGAGAGTATGTTCCAGCGATTGAAAAAGGAATCAAGGAAGCTCTGGAAAATGGAGTAGTTGCCGGCTTCCCTACAGTTGATCTTAAAGTTGCGGTTTACGATGGGAGTTATCACGAGGTCGATTCCTCTGAGGCGGCCTTTAAAATTGCCGGTTCGATGGCGGTCAAAGACGCGGCTGCCAAAGCAGAGCCTGTTATCCTTGAGCCAATTATGCGTATTGAAGTCACAACCCCAGAAGAGTTTATGGGCGATGTCATTGGTGATTTGT
- the rpoC gene encoding DNA-directed RNA polymerase subunit beta' — protein MNEVKDFAALRIILASPEDIKSWSHGEVTKPETINYRTFKPEKDGLFDEKIFGPTKDWECYCGKYKRIRYRGVICDKCGVEVTQSKVRRERMGHIKLAAPVAHVWFFKGTPSKLSQLLDITPRSLDAVVYFAEYLVVDTDEDKRAQALSSLSEEVKNRQEEVKKEFEERSKEIDKEVKEEVEKVGVKNKEQRELIVDELKLKEKARLASLKEEEAAEMARVEEISKTLSDRIKTIKKMSLLSEDEYQRLADYKVEGFMKVGMGAEALLEILKTLDLNELARGLREEFQNSTGQKQLKATKRLRVVEGFRNADIKLDWMILESLPVIPPDLRPMVQLSGGRFATSDLNDLYRRVINRNNRLKRLTDLGAPEIILRNEKRMLQEAVDALIDASQRPTTTRAGVQQLRSLSDMLKGKQGRFRQNLLGKRVDYSGRSVIIVAPDIKLNECRLPKEMALELFKPFVLRELIFQGYAPNVKSAKHVFERRGTEVWDILEAITKNHPVLLNRAPTLHRLGMQAFFPILTEGSAIGIHPSVTTGYGADFDGDQMAIHVPLSMASQEEAINLMMSTNNLLRPADGEPIMTPKQDVFLGCFYLTKMLEAEPKGLYSEENAITAYQSGKISVQEPINLFYKGEVLKTTVGRLLFNLALPEELRYFNDLVKGPILKGLFSKSQNLLGKDRTVKMIDDLKDLGFLYVTESGLSMSITDCEIIPNKAKLIAQTDKKVEEIEKNLRRGLITETEKVRLSEELWAELTTEIDELTWRNLSPNNPLKMMQESGARGSRDQIKQLAGMRGLIADPLGRIVELPQKSNYREGLDVYEYFTSTRGARKGLVDKALKTADAGYLTRRLVDVAHDLLIREEDCGTKEGLLFRQEEERPGKFLERLVGRVAAVAIKGKNGKVAKKAGVIVAEEDLADLEKAEVKEALMRSVLTCETKFGVCQSCYGRDLSTKKVVGMGTPVGVIAAQSIGEPGTQLTMRTFHLGGIIGLDITQGLPRVDEIFEARTPKTPAVISELPGKVAVVDSDEGRKVRITASDKGSKVEKEYVIPVTSELRVKDDDQVEAGDPLTSGHLDLKTLLETKGIRAVQQYVIGELQKVYESQGAPINDKHFETIVRKMSEKVRIETSGNTALLPGELVDKVRFAEENAKVLAQGGEPATAAVVILGITRAALYTESVLSAASFQETTSVLTDAATSGKIDYLRGLKENVIIGRLIPTGESARLTAKVENLEETPVVAAEEVDIAEAEVTEKETKKEPKVSKELVAEA, from the coding sequence ATGAATGAAGTCAAAGATTTCGCAGCTTTAAGAATAATTCTGGCAAGTCCGGAAGACATCAAGTCTTGGTCTCACGGGGAAGTTACCAAACCAGAAACCATAAACTACCGAACCTTTAAACCAGAAAAGGATGGGCTTTTTGATGAGAAAATCTTTGGGCCAACCAAAGATTGGGAATGTTATTGTGGAAAATACAAAAGAATTCGTTACCGCGGAGTTATTTGTGACAAGTGTGGAGTTGAGGTTACCCAGTCCAAAGTACGTCGCGAAAGAATGGGTCATATCAAGCTTGCTGCTCCAGTAGCTCACGTTTGGTTTTTCAAAGGAACTCCAAGCAAACTCTCCCAACTACTTGACATTACCCCCCGTAGCCTGGATGCGGTTGTTTATTTTGCAGAATATCTAGTGGTAGATACCGATGAGGACAAAAGAGCGCAGGCTCTTTCTTCACTCAGCGAAGAAGTCAAAAACCGCCAAGAAGAAGTAAAGAAAGAATTTGAAGAACGGAGCAAGGAAATTGACAAGGAAGTCAAAGAAGAGGTTGAAAAAGTTGGGGTAAAAAACAAAGAGCAACGGGAGTTGATCGTTGATGAGCTGAAACTGAAAGAAAAAGCACGCCTAGCGTCTCTCAAAGAAGAGGAAGCGGCAGAGATGGCTCGTGTTGAAGAGATTAGCAAAACTCTTTCTGACCGTATCAAGACAATCAAGAAAATGTCCCTACTTTCGGAAGACGAGTATCAGAGGCTTGCCGACTACAAGGTCGAAGGTTTTATGAAAGTTGGAATGGGGGCAGAAGCCTTGCTGGAAATACTGAAAACTCTCGATTTGAATGAGCTTGCGCGAGGGTTGAGGGAAGAATTCCAAAACTCAACTGGACAAAAGCAGTTGAAAGCGACAAAAAGACTACGTGTTGTCGAGGGTTTTCGCAACGCCGATATTAAATTGGACTGGATGATTCTTGAATCTTTACCGGTCATTCCACCTGATTTGCGACCAATGGTCCAGCTCTCAGGGGGAAGGTTTGCGACAAGTGATTTAAATGACCTATATCGTCGCGTCATCAACCGCAACAACCGGCTAAAGAGACTAACGGATCTCGGAGCTCCAGAAATCATTTTGCGAAATGAAAAGAGAATGCTTCAAGAAGCTGTTGACGCGCTTATTGATGCAAGTCAAAGACCAACTACTACTCGAGCCGGAGTCCAACAACTGCGCTCGCTTTCCGACATGCTTAAAGGTAAACAAGGACGTTTTCGCCAGAACCTTCTCGGAAAAAGAGTTGATTATTCTGGACGAAGTGTAATTATTGTCGCACCAGACATTAAACTAAATGAATGTCGACTACCAAAAGAAATGGCTTTGGAGCTTTTCAAGCCCTTTGTTTTGCGAGAACTTATTTTCCAGGGGTATGCCCCCAACGTAAAAAGTGCGAAACATGTTTTTGAACGACGAGGAACTGAAGTCTGGGATATTTTGGAGGCAATCACCAAAAACCACCCTGTTCTTCTGAACCGGGCTCCAACCCTACACCGTCTGGGTATGCAGGCTTTCTTTCCAATTCTGACCGAAGGGAGTGCCATTGGTATTCACCCTTCCGTCACTACTGGTTATGGAGCTGATTTTGATGGGGACCAAATGGCGATTCATGTTCCTTTGTCAATGGCGTCCCAGGAGGAGGCAATTAACCTGATGATGTCAACCAACAACCTGCTTCGACCTGCGGACGGTGAGCCAATCATGACTCCAAAACAAGACGTTTTTCTTGGCTGTTTTTATTTAACTAAAATGCTTGAGGCTGAACCCAAGGGACTTTACTCAGAAGAAAATGCAATTACTGCTTATCAATCTGGAAAAATCTCAGTTCAAGAGCCGATAAACCTTTTTTACAAAGGTGAGGTGCTCAAAACTACAGTGGGAAGATTACTTTTTAATCTAGCCTTGCCTGAAGAGCTGCGCTACTTCAACGATTTGGTGAAAGGACCAATCTTGAAGGGTCTGTTTAGTAAAAGCCAAAATTTACTTGGCAAAGACCGGACGGTAAAAATGATTGACGACTTGAAAGATCTTGGCTTTTTGTATGTAACTGAATCAGGGCTTTCAATGTCGATCACTGATTGCGAGATTATTCCCAACAAAGCAAAATTGATTGCTCAAACAGACAAAAAAGTTGAAGAAATTGAAAAAAACTTGCGTCGTGGTTTGATCACGGAAACAGAAAAGGTACGACTTTCAGAGGAACTTTGGGCAGAACTAACCACGGAAATTGACGAACTAACCTGGAGAAATCTCAGCCCCAACAACCCGTTGAAAATGATGCAAGAATCTGGGGCACGCGGTAGTCGGGACCAGATCAAACAACTAGCTGGAATGAGAGGACTGATCGCAGACCCTCTTGGCCGAATTGTGGAATTACCCCAAAAAAGTAACTACCGGGAAGGTCTCGATGTTTACGAATATTTCACTTCAACTCGAGGAGCCAGAAAAGGACTAGTGGACAAAGCTCTCAAAACCGCGGATGCAGGTTATCTCACCCGACGTTTGGTTGATGTGGCCCATGATCTATTGATCAGAGAAGAAGATTGTGGAACCAAAGAAGGTCTTCTTTTCCGGCAGGAAGAGGAGCGGCCCGGGAAGTTTTTGGAAAGACTAGTCGGTAGGGTCGCGGCAGTAGCTATAAAAGGGAAAAATGGAAAAGTGGCCAAAAAAGCTGGTGTCATCGTGGCTGAGGAAGACCTGGCTGACTTGGAAAAAGCAGAGGTAAAAGAAGCTTTGATGCGTTCGGTTCTCACTTGTGAAACTAAGTTCGGGGTTTGCCAGTCCTGTTACGGACGTGATCTTTCAACCAAAAAAGTAGTAGGTATGGGAACTCCTGTTGGGGTCATTGCTGCCCAATCAATTGGAGAGCCTGGAACTCAGTTGACGATGAGGACTTTCCATTTGGGAGGTATCATTGGTTTGGATATCACTCAGGGTCTGCCACGTGTCGATGAAATTTTTGAGGCTCGCACACCAAAGACCCCAGCGGTTATCAGCGAACTCCCTGGTAAAGTAGCGGTTGTTGATAGTGATGAGGGAAGAAAGGTTCGAATCACTGCTAGCGACAAGGGTTCAAAAGTGGAAAAAGAATACGTCATCCCAGTTACAAGTGAGCTTCGAGTCAAAGATGATGACCAAGTTGAAGCTGGAGACCCGCTCACGAGCGGGCATTTAGACCTGAAAACCTTGCTTGAGACAAAAGGGATTCGTGCGGTTCAGCAATACGTGATTGGAGAGTTGCAGAAAGTTTACGAATCTCAGGGAGCTCCAATCAACGACAAACACTTTGAGACAATTGTCAGAAAAATGAGCGAAAAAGTTCGAATTGAAACTTCCGGAAACACTGCGCTTCTACCCGGAGAGTTGGTGGACAAAGTCCGCTTTGCTGAAGAAAACGCCAAGGTTTTGGCCCAAGGTGGAGAACCAGCAACCGCGGCTGTTGTTATCCTGGGAATTACCAGAGCGGCTCTTTATACCGAATCAGTTTTATCCGCAGCTTCTTTCCAAGAGACTACTTCAGTTCTGACCGACGCTGCGACTAGCGGAAAAATTGATTACCTGAGAGGACTTAAAGAAAACGTTATCATTGGTCGTCTCATTCCTACTGGTGAAAGTGCACGACTTACTGCCAAAGTAGAAAATCTTGAAGAAACTCCGGTTGTGGCAGCTGAAGAAGTAGATATTGCTGAAGCTGAGGTTACTGAAAAAGAAACTAAAAAAGAGCCTAAAGTCAGCAAAGAACTAGTCGCTGAAGCCTAA
- the rpsL gene encoding 30S ribosomal protein S12, translated as MPTISQLVRKGRAKVSKKVKASALRSSFNARTRKPVSTFNPMKRGVCVVVKTMTPKKPNSALRKVARVRLSNRKEITAYIPGIGHNLQEHSIVLVRGGRVKDLPGVKYHIIRGHYDTGGVEGRKQGRSLYGAKKGKSE; from the coding sequence ATGCCTACAATTTCTCAACTTGTCCGCAAGGGACGAGCCAAAGTAAGCAAAAAAGTAAAGGCATCGGCGCTGCGTTCTAGCTTCAATGCTCGAACTAGAAAGCCGGTAAGCACCTTTAACCCAATGAAGCGGGGAGTTTGTGTCGTGGTCAAAACAATGACTCCGAAAAAACCAAACTCAGCACTGCGTAAAGTGGCTCGTGTGCGACTTTCCAACCGAAAAGAAATTACCGCTTACATTCCGGGAATCGGTCACAATTTGCAAGAACACTCAATTGTTTTGGTTCGCGGTGGTCGTGTTAAAGATCTACCGGGTGTGAAGTACCATATCATCCGCGGGCATTACGATACTGGTGGGGTTGAGGGCCGCAAACAAGGACGTAGTCTTTACGGTGCGAAGAAAGGGAAGAGTGAATAA
- a CDS encoding peptidylprolyl isomerase translates to MKPLFILIGAVVSVGAIVLALTSEPAKEASKMDETVKRTYDKFPGVLPDEQLKNRTVTIKTAKGELVIELFGTEAPKTVSNFIFLAENKFYNGLTFHRREEDFVIQGGDPNGDGTGGPGYDFEDEAVTRNYDRGVVAMANSGSDTNGSQFFIMLADNPNLPRNYTIFGKVTSGLEVVDKIQVGDVMTEVSVN, encoded by the coding sequence ATGAAACCGCTTTTTATTTTGATCGGAGCAGTGGTAAGCGTTGGCGCAATCGTTTTAGCACTAACTTCAGAACCTGCAAAGGAGGCAAGTAAAATGGATGAAACTGTCAAGCGTACTTATGACAAATTCCCCGGAGTTCTTCCCGACGAGCAGCTAAAAAATCGTACTGTCACAATCAAAACAGCAAAAGGTGAGCTTGTGATAGAACTTTTTGGCACGGAGGCACCAAAAACCGTTAGCAATTTCATTTTTTTAGCTGAAAATAAATTTTACAATGGACTTACCTTTCACCGCCGCGAGGAAGACTTCGTCATTCAAGGTGGAGATCCCAATGGTGATGGAACTGGTGGGCCTGGCTACGATTTCGAAGATGAAGCAGTGACCCGAAACTATGACCGAGGGGTTGTAGCGATGGCCAATTCTGGTTCGGATACAAATGGGAGCCAATTTTTCATTATGCTCGCTGACAACCCAAATCTGCCAAGAAATTACACTATTTTTGGAAAAGTAACCTCTGGACTTGAGGTCGTAGACAAAATCCAAGTTGGAGACGTCATGACTGAGGTCTCGGTAAACTAA